The following are from one region of the Lacinutrix sp. Bg11-31 genome:
- the proS gene encoding proline--tRNA ligase: MSKKLTTRAEDYSKWYNELVVKADLAENSAVRGCMVIKPYGYAIWEKMQAELDRMFKETGHQNAYFPLFVPKSLFEAEEKNAEGFAKECAVVTHYRLQNDPDNPGKLRVDPEAKLEEELVVRPTSEAIIWSTFKGWIQSYRDLPLLINQWANVVRWEMRTRLFLRTAEFLWQEGHTAHETKAEAITEAETMNNVYATFVEKFMAMPVVQGLKTESERFAGANETYCIEALMQDGKALQAGTSHFLGQNFAKAFDVKFTNKEGKQDYVWATSWGVSTRLMGALIMTHSDDHGLVLPPNLAPNQVVIVPIHKTDEQLEEITTVVNGIIKDLRAKHITVKYDNRTTYRPGAKFAQHELQGVPLRIAIGSRDLENGTVELARRDTLTKETVSLDSLTEKIEGLMTEIQDSLFNKALKHRDTHTTEVENFEEFKATLEKKGGFISAHWDGTPETEDKIKEITKATIRCLPLEGKLEDGVCVYSGKPSKRRVLFAKAY; encoded by the coding sequence ATGAGCAAAAAACTCACAACAAGAGCAGAAGATTATTCAAAATGGTATAACGAACTGGTCGTAAAGGCCGATTTAGCTGAAAACTCGGCAGTTAGAGGCTGTATGGTAATAAAACCTTATGGTTATGCTATTTGGGAAAAAATGCAAGCAGAATTAGATAGAATGTTTAAAGAGACAGGACATCAAAATGCTTACTTCCCACTATTTGTACCTAAAAGCCTGTTTGAAGCTGAAGAAAAAAATGCTGAAGGTTTCGCAAAAGAGTGTGCAGTAGTAACTCATTATAGATTGCAAAACGACCCAGACAATCCAGGAAAACTTCGCGTAGATCCAGAAGCTAAACTAGAAGAGGAGCTTGTAGTAAGACCTACAAGTGAAGCAATAATTTGGAGCACTTTTAAAGGATGGATTCAATCATATAGAGATTTACCATTACTAATTAACCAATGGGCAAATGTTGTTCGTTGGGAAATGCGTACACGTTTATTTTTACGTACAGCAGAATTTCTTTGGCAAGAAGGACATACAGCTCACGAAACAAAAGCAGAAGCTATAACAGAAGCAGAAACAATGAATAATGTCTATGCTACTTTCGTTGAAAAGTTCATGGCAATGCCAGTTGTACAAGGTTTAAAAACTGAAAGCGAGCGTTTTGCTGGAGCAAATGAGACTTACTGTATTGAAGCATTGATGCAGGACGGAAAAGCGCTACAAGCTGGAACATCTCATTTTTTAGGGCAAAATTTCGCAAAAGCTTTTGATGTAAAATTTACTAATAAAGAAGGGAAACAGGATTATGTTTGGGCTACTTCTTGGGGAGTTTCAACACGACTAATGGGTGCTTTAATTATGACACATAGTGACGATCACGGCTTAGTACTTCCTCCAAACCTAGCACCTAACCAAGTAGTAATTGTTCCAATTCATAAAACTGATGAGCAACTAGAAGAAATTACAACAGTTGTAAACGGAATAATAAAAGATCTTAGAGCAAAACATATTACAGTAAAATACGATAACAGAACGACCTATCGTCCTGGAGCTAAATTTGCACAACACGAATTACAAGGAGTACCTTTACGTATTGCAATTGGATCAAGAGATCTTGAAAATGGAACCGTAGAATTAGCTAGAAGAGATACTTTAACTAAAGAAACAGTCTCATTAGACTCTTTAACAGAAAAGATTGAAGGCTTAATGACGGAAATTCAAGATTCCTTATTTAACAAAGCATTAAAACATAGAGACACTCACACTACGGAAGTTGAAAATTTTGAAGAGTTTAAAGCTACTCTAGAAAAGAAAGGCGGTTTCATCTCAGCACATTGGGATGGTACACCAGAGACTGAAGATAAAATAAAAGAGATAACAAAAGCAACTATTAGATGTCTTCCTTTAGAAGGAAAGCTAGAAGATGGTGTTTGTGTGTATTCAGGAAAGCCTTCAAAACGCAGAGTATTGTTCGCAAAAGCATATTAA
- the rpsT gene encoding 30S ribosomal protein S20, translated as MANHKSALKRIRSNETKRLRNKYQHKTTRNAIKKLRELTDKKEAEALLPSVHSMLDRLAKKNVIHFNKAANLKSGLTKFVSAI; from the coding sequence ATGGCAAATCATAAGTCAGCGTTAAAAAGAATTAGAAGTAACGAAACTAAACGCTTAAGAAATAAGTATCAGCATAAAACAACTCGTAATGCGATAAAAAAATTACGTGAGTTAACTGATAAGAAGGAAGCTGAAGCTTTATTACCTTCAGTACATTCTATGTTAGATAGATTAGCAAAGAAAAATGTTATTCATTTTAACAAAGCAGCTAACTTAAAGTCTGGTTTAACTAAATTCGTTTCAGCGATATAG
- the rho gene encoding transcription termination factor Rho, protein MFEISQLKEMKLPELQDMAKKLAIPKFRSLKKLDLVYQILDKQAANPKAVEVVKADIPVPAVEEKPKRERVQRAAANKPNPRPKAQPKPQAKVMPKAEKETIAFKEEESKEIKENKDDNKQVKEPVKAQQPKVQQPKPQHKKPVHNHQNKKDDKKDNNPNRQNNQNKNQNKNQNNQRNQGKNGNTHGNDDTRNRYREPDFEFDAIIESEGVLDVMQDGYGFLRSSDYNYLSSPDDIYVSQSQIRLFGLKVGDTVLGNVRPPKEGEKYFPLIKVNKINGQSPDVVRDRVSFEHLTPLFPQEKFNIAGKQATISTRIMDLFAPIGKGQRGMIVSQPKTGKTMLLKDVANAIAANHPEVYQMILLIDERPEEVTDMQRNVRGEVIASTFDKEAHEHVKIANIVLEKAKRLVECGHDVVILLDSITRLARAYNSVQPASGKILSGGVDANALHKPKRFFGAARNIENGGSLTIIATALTETGSKMDEVIFEEFKGTGNMELQLDRKISNRRIFPAIDLTSSSTRRDDILLDKVTIQRMWVMRKYLADMNPVEAMEFINERFKQTRNNEEFLISMNG, encoded by the coding sequence ATGTTTGAAATCTCACAATTAAAAGAAATGAAGCTTCCTGAGTTACAGGATATGGCTAAAAAGCTAGCTATTCCAAAGTTTCGTTCATTAAAAAAATTAGACTTAGTTTATCAAATTTTAGATAAACAAGCAGCTAACCCTAAGGCAGTAGAAGTTGTAAAAGCAGATATTCCTGTTCCTGCAGTTGAAGAAAAACCTAAAAGAGAGCGTGTACAACGTGCTGCGGCAAATAAGCCAAATCCTAGACCAAAAGCACAACCAAAGCCTCAAGCGAAAGTTATGCCAAAAGCAGAAAAAGAGACCATAGCTTTTAAAGAGGAGGAAAGCAAAGAAATTAAAGAGAATAAAGACGATAATAAACAAGTAAAAGAGCCAGTTAAAGCACAGCAACCTAAGGTACAGCAGCCAAAACCACAGCATAAAAAGCCTGTTCATAATCATCAAAATAAAAAAGACGATAAAAAGGATAACAACCCAAATCGCCAGAATAATCAGAACAAAAACCAAAATAAAAACCAGAATAATCAACGTAACCAAGGTAAAAATGGAAATACGCACGGAAACGATGACACTCGTAATCGTTACCGTGAGCCAGATTTCGAATTTGATGCTATCATTGAAAGCGAAGGTGTGTTAGATGTTATGCAGGATGGTTATGGATTTTTGCGTTCTTCAGATTATAATTACTTATCCTCTCCGGATGATATTTATGTATCGCAATCTCAAATTCGTTTATTCGGATTAAAAGTAGGAGATACAGTGTTAGGAAACGTAAGACCTCCAAAAGAAGGTGAAAAATATTTTCCACTTATTAAAGTGAATAAAATTAACGGACAAAGTCCAGATGTGGTTAGAGACCGCGTGTCTTTTGAACATCTAACACCATTATTTCCACAAGAGAAATTTAACATTGCAGGAAAGCAAGCTACTATTTCTACTCGTATTATGGATTTGTTCGCTCCAATAGGAAAAGGACAACGTGGTATGATTGTATCGCAACCAAAAACTGGAAAAACAATGCTACTTAAGGATGTTGCCAATGCAATTGCAGCTAACCATCCTGAAGTATACCAAATGATTTTACTAATCGATGAACGTCCAGAAGAAGTAACAGACATGCAACGTAATGTTCGCGGAGAAGTTATTGCTTCAACCTTCGATAAAGAAGCTCACGAACACGTGAAAATCGCAAACATAGTATTAGAAAAAGCAAAACGTTTAGTAGAATGTGGACACGATGTAGTGATTTTATTAGATTCTATAACGCGTTTAGCAAGAGCTTATAACTCTGTGCAACCAGCTTCGGGAAAAATACTTTCTGGTGGAGTAGATGCAAATGCATTACACAAACCAAAACGTTTCTTTGGTGCTGCGCGTAACATCGAAAATGGAGGTTCGCTTACCATTATTGCTACAGCTTTAACAGAAACAGGTTCTAAAATGGACGAAGTAATTTTCGAAGAATTTAAAGGAACAGGTAACATGGAACTTCAATTAGATCGTAAGATTTCTAATCGTCGTATTTTTCCAGCTATCGATTTAACATCTTCAAGCACACGTCGTGATGATATATTATTAGATAAAGTTACAATTCAAAGAATGTGGGTAATGCGTAAATACCTTGCAGATATGAATCCAGTAGAAGCAATGGAATTTATCAATGAGCGCTTTAAGCAAACAAGAAATAACGAAGAGTTTTTAATCTCAATGAACGGTTAG
- a CDS encoding DUF4293 domain-containing protein produces the protein MIQRIQSVYLLLTAGISAGLIFVFHLWITNEDVKVFAMDELLYFGLFLGSAALSLLSIFMFKNRKLQFVLGRLNIILNVILLGFFVYQSLNVSGEALVSEKGIGIFLPILSIVLLVLANKAIKKDEDLVKSVDRLR, from the coding sequence ATGATACAACGCATTCAATCTGTCTATTTACTGCTTACTGCTGGAATTTCGGCTGGATTGATTTTTGTATTTCATTTATGGATAACTAACGAAGATGTAAAAGTCTTCGCAATGGATGAGCTTTTGTATTTTGGACTATTTTTAGGTTCTGCTGCTCTATCTTTGTTATCCATATTTATGTTTAAAAATAGGAAGTTGCAATTTGTATTGGGACGACTTAACATCATATTGAACGTTATTTTACTAGGATTTTTTGTATATCAATCTCTAAATGTATCTGGAGAAGCTTTGGTTTCTGAGAAAGGTATTGGGATTTTTCTTCCAATTCTGTCTATTGTATTATTGGTTTTGGCTAATAAGGCGATTAAAAAGGATGAAGATCTCGTAAAATCTGTAGATAGGTTACGATAA
- a CDS encoding metallophosphoesterase, which yields MKKILLLSDTHSHIDNDILKYVKQADEVWHAGDIGDLKVTDEIAKLKPLRGVYGNIDGDKVRLEFPENNRFMCEDVDVWITHIGGYPNKYNVRVREEIYKNPPRIFICGHSHILKVMPDKKLNLIHMNPGAVGIHGFHNVRTMLRFTIDGTKIENLEVIEFPKRH from the coding sequence ATGAAAAAAATCCTACTATTATCAGACACTCATAGTCATATTGATAACGATATACTAAAATACGTTAAACAAGCAGACGAGGTTTGGCATGCAGGAGATATTGGAGATTTAAAAGTAACAGATGAAATTGCAAAACTAAAACCATTAAGAGGTGTTTACGGAAATATTGATGGTGATAAAGTGCGTTTAGAATTCCCAGAGAATAATCGTTTTATGTGCGAAGATGTAGATGTATGGATTACACATATTGGTGGTTATCCAAATAAATACAATGTAAGAGTAAGAGAGGAGATATATAAAAATCCTCCACGTATTTTTATTTGTGGACATTCGCATATTCTAAAGGTAATGCCAGATAAAAAATTAAATTTAATCCATATGAATCCAGGAGCAGTTGGTATACACGGTTTTCATAATGTAAGAACCATGCTTCGGTTTACTATAGATGGAACCAAAATTGAGAATTTAGAGGTTATAGAATTCCCAAAAAGGCATTAA
- the truA gene encoding tRNA pseudouridine(38-40) synthase TruA: MRYFIELSYNGKAYHGWQIQPNAISVQEVLEKGLSTLLREPISTMGAGRTDAGVHAKQLFAHFNTEVIFDIPQIIYKLNSFLPVDIAIKNIFKVKADLHARFHAISRQYLYRIALEKSPFNTEQAFLLKPKLDIKRLKEATKILLDYKDFQCFSKSNTDVKTYNCDIMKAEWQVVGNELHFTIKADRFLRNMVRAIVGTLINIGIGKVEVETLHDIIKSKNRSEAGFSVPAHALYLTKIEYPETIKLDIE, encoded by the coding sequence TTGCGATATTTTATAGAACTCTCATATAACGGAAAAGCATATCATGGATGGCAAATACAGCCTAATGCTATTTCTGTACAAGAAGTTTTAGAAAAAGGACTTTCGACTTTATTAAGAGAGCCTATTTCTACAATGGGAGCTGGTAGAACAGATGCTGGAGTTCATGCAAAACAATTGTTTGCACATTTTAATACTGAAGTAATCTTCGATATACCGCAAATTATATATAAATTAAATTCGTTTTTACCTGTAGATATTGCTATTAAAAATATCTTTAAAGTAAAAGCAGATTTGCATGCTAGGTTTCATGCCATTAGCAGACAGTATTTATATAGAATCGCTTTAGAAAAAAGCCCGTTTAATACAGAACAAGCTTTTTTACTAAAACCGAAATTAGATATTAAAAGACTAAAAGAAGCTACCAAAATATTATTGGACTATAAAGATTTTCAATGCTTTTCTAAAAGTAATACAGATGTAAAAACGTATAATTGTGATATAATGAAGGCTGAATGGCAGGTTGTAGGGAACGAACTTCATTTTACAATTAAAGCAGATCGTTTTTTAAGAAATATGGTTCGCGCCATTGTTGGAACACTTATTAATATTGGCATTGGCAAAGTTGAAGTGGAAACGCTTCACGATATTATTAAATCTAAAAACCGAAGCGAAGCTGGATTTTCTGTTCCTGCTCACGCTTTATACTTAACAAAAATTGAATATCCAGAAACAATTAAATTAGACATTGAGTAA
- a CDS encoding ABC transporter ATP-binding protein has product MSNKKENIFDITLFKRLFEYTKPYKTVFYGVLLSVLIIAGLSIATPKLLQIVIDDHIKTMQEEGFLYYIILMISLLLLQTIFQFFFQFYAAWLGQNIVQDVRILLFNHMLKFKMKYYDNSSVGMLITRAVTDMERIADIFGQGLFMIMRDLTVMLVISIYMLSTNIKLSLIVFVTMPIVLYATKIFQRYMKTAFEQVRTEVSNLNSFVQERVTGMKILQLFTRETTENRNFKAINERHKKGWLKTIWYNSIFFPIADFLASITTGLVAYFGALMVLVEGTATVGQLFSFMMMIPLLFRPLRQIADKFNTLQMGMVAAKRVFKIIDTTSQIDDTGTIEVSKFKGDITFKDVHFSYVENEEVLKGISLDVKSGETVAIVGSTGAGKSTIINLLNRFYEINSGEILVDNIDIKTVTLSSLRSKIAVVLQDVFLFADTIMVNISLNNPNISEAQVIQAAKDIGIHDFISSLPNGYNYNVKERGAMLSSGQRQLISFLRAYVTNPSILILDEATSSVDSYSEQLIQNATDKITKGRTSIVIAHRLATIQKADKIIVMDAGEIVEQGTHEELLKKENGYYRNLYEVQFLKADVA; this is encoded by the coding sequence TTGAGTAATAAAAAAGAGAACATATTCGACATTACCTTATTCAAGCGTTTGTTTGAATATACAAAACCGTATAAAACTGTTTTTTACGGTGTACTTCTATCTGTTTTAATTATTGCAGGTTTAAGTATTGCTACACCTAAATTACTACAAATAGTAATTGACGATCACATAAAAACAATGCAAGAAGAAGGCTTCTTGTATTACATTATTTTAATGATTTCTTTACTTCTATTACAAACAATTTTTCAATTTTTCTTTCAGTTTTATGCTGCTTGGCTTGGACAGAATATTGTGCAGGATGTTAGGATTTTACTGTTTAATCATATGCTAAAATTCAAAATGAAGTATTATGATAATTCTTCGGTTGGAATGCTAATAACACGAGCTGTAACAGACATGGAGCGCATTGCAGATATTTTTGGACAAGGCTTGTTTATGATTATGCGAGATTTAACTGTCATGTTAGTTATATCTATTTACATGCTCTCTACCAATATAAAACTTAGCTTAATAGTGTTTGTAACCATGCCAATTGTTTTGTATGCAACTAAGATTTTTCAACGTTATATGAAAACGGCTTTCGAGCAAGTGAGAACAGAAGTTTCAAACCTTAACTCTTTTGTACAAGAGCGCGTTACAGGAATGAAAATTCTTCAATTATTTACAAGAGAGACAACAGAAAACAGAAATTTTAAAGCTATTAACGAGCGACATAAAAAAGGTTGGTTAAAAACAATTTGGTATAATTCAATTTTCTTTCCAATTGCTGATTTCCTAGCGAGTATCACCACAGGATTAGTAGCATACTTTGGAGCATTAATGGTTCTTGTTGAAGGTACCGCAACTGTAGGTCAACTATTCTCGTTTATGATGATGATTCCGCTATTATTTAGACCGCTAAGACAAATTGCAGATAAATTTAACACGCTACAAATGGGAATGGTAGCTGCCAAACGTGTATTTAAAATTATTGACACCACATCTCAAATTGATGATACAGGAACAATAGAAGTTTCAAAATTTAAAGGTGACATTACTTTTAAAGATGTTCACTTTAGTTATGTTGAAAATGAGGAAGTACTAAAAGGCATTTCTCTTGATGTAAAATCAGGAGAAACTGTTGCTATTGTAGGCTCTACTGGAGCTGGAAAATCTACTATTATAAATTTATTAAACAGGTTTTACGAAATAAATAGTGGTGAAATTTTAGTGGATAATATCGATATTAAAACGGTAACTTTATCTTCATTAAGAAGTAAAATTGCAGTAGTGTTACAAGATGTCTTTTTGTTTGCCGATACTATTATGGTAAATATTTCTTTAAATAATCCTAATATTTCTGAAGCACAAGTAATACAAGCTGCTAAAGATATTGGTATTCACGATTTTATTTCTAGTTTACCAAATGGTTACAATTACAATGTAAAAGAACGTGGTGCTATGTTAAGTTCTGGACAACGACAATTAATCTCTTTTTTGAGAGCTTATGTTACTAATCCTAGTATTTTAATTTTAGATGAAGCAACCTCTTCGGTAGATTCGTATTCTGAGCAATTAATACAAAATGCTACAGATAAAATTACTAAAGGCAGAACTTCTATTGTTATTGCTCACAGATTAGCGACCATACAGAAAGCTGATAAAATTATAGTAATGGATGCTGGTGAAATTGTAGAGCAAGGTACTCACGAAGAACTACTTAAAAAAGAAAATGGGTATTATAGAAATCTTTATGAAGTACAGTTTTTAAAAGCTGATGTGGCTTAA